A window of Microcystis aeruginosa FD4 contains these coding sequences:
- a CDS encoding ferredoxin--nitrite reductase produces the protein MVQAPEKDGTTLNKFEKFKAEKDGLAIKDELDHFAQIGWEAMDKTDLEHRLKWVGVFYRPVTPGKFMMRLRVPNGIISSEQMRVLGEIVQRYGDDGNADITTRQNLQLRGIRIEDIPDIFQRLKSVGMTSVQSGMDNVRNITGSPMAGLDGDELIDTRELVQKVQDMITNCGQGNYQFTNLPRKFNIAIEGGRDNSVHAEINDIAFVPAYKEGELGFNVVVGGFFSAKRCEAAIPMNVWVRPNQEVVDLCRGILEVYRDNGLRSNRQKSRLMWLIDEWGIEEFRTRVANHLGYPLATAAEKDAIDWEKRDHLGVFPQKQEGLSYIGLCVPVGRLFADDMFDLARIAEVYGSGELRLTVEQNVIIPNIAAENIATLLTEPLLAKFTPNPTPLQRALVSCTGAQFCNFALIETKNKAVDLISQLDAQLNIPRGVRIHWTGCPNSCGQPQVADIGLMGTKARKDGKTVEGVDLYMGGKVGKDAHLGSCVQKGIPCEDLKSLLTSILIEQFGATPKG, from the coding sequence GTGGTACAAGCACCTGAAAAAGATGGAACAACTCTCAATAAATTCGAGAAATTTAAAGCCGAAAAAGACGGATTAGCCATTAAAGATGAACTGGATCATTTTGCCCAAATTGGTTGGGAAGCGATGGATAAAACCGATTTAGAACATCGCTTAAAATGGGTGGGGGTTTTTTATCGTCCCGTCACCCCGGGCAAATTCATGATGCGTTTGCGGGTTCCTAACGGCATTATTAGCAGTGAGCAAATGCGCGTTTTAGGGGAAATCGTGCAGCGTTACGGCGATGATGGCAATGCCGATATTACTACTCGTCAAAACTTACAATTACGCGGTATTCGTATCGAAGATATTCCTGATATTTTCCAACGACTAAAATCCGTGGGTATGACTTCGGTACAATCGGGCATGGATAATGTCAGAAATATTACCGGTTCACCCATGGCAGGACTAGACGGGGATGAATTAATTGACACCAGGGAATTAGTCCAAAAAGTCCAAGATATGATTACCAACTGCGGTCAAGGTAATTATCAATTTACTAATCTGCCCCGCAAATTTAATATTGCCATCGAGGGGGGACGAGATAACTCCGTTCATGCGGAAATTAACGATATTGCCTTTGTTCCTGCCTATAAAGAGGGAGAATTAGGTTTTAATGTAGTGGTAGGTGGCTTTTTCTCGGCTAAACGCTGTGAAGCGGCAATTCCTATGAATGTTTGGGTGAGACCGAATCAGGAAGTGGTGGATTTATGCCGAGGAATTTTGGAAGTTTACCGCGACAACGGATTGCGCTCCAACCGTCAAAAATCCCGTTTAATGTGGTTAATTGATGAGTGGGGAATTGAGGAATTCCGCACGCGGGTGGCTAATCACTTAGGTTATCCTTTGGCAACGGCAGCCGAAAAAGACGCTATTGACTGGGAAAAACGAGATCATTTAGGAGTTTTTCCCCAAAAACAAGAGGGATTGAGCTATATCGGTCTTTGTGTTCCCGTTGGTCGTCTATTTGCCGATGATATGTTCGATTTGGCCCGGATTGCCGAAGTGTATGGCAGCGGAGAATTGCGTTTAACCGTGGAACAAAACGTGATTATTCCCAATATAGCGGCTGAAAATATTGCGACTCTTTTAACCGAGCCTTTACTGGCTAAGTTTACCCCCAATCCCACTCCTTTACAACGAGCGCTCGTTTCCTGTACGGGGGCGCAATTCTGCAATTTTGCCCTGATTGAAACCAAAAATAAGGCTGTGGACTTGATTAGTCAGTTAGATGCCCAATTAAATATCCCCCGGGGTGTGCGTATCCATTGGACCGGTTGCCCTAACTCCTGCGGACAACCCCAAGTGGCCGATATCGGTTTGATGGGGACAAAAGCTCGCAAAGACGGCAAAACCGTGGAGGGAGTTGACCTCTACATGGGGGGTAAAGTGGGTAAAGATGCCCACCTGGGAAGCTGTGTACAAAAAGGGATTCCCTGTGAAGACCTAAAATCGCTGTTAACCTCTATCCTCATCGAACAATTTGGGGCAACACCGAAAGGTTAA
- a CDS encoding GIY-YIG nuclease family protein: MNEPDTFANLQQLEYIPYLDATGNICADLQGKIGVYAIFEREQVLEFVGYSRDIYLSLKQHLARQPQACYWLKIQVIDRPNRTILEAIKQAWLRESQAVIGNEKLWTEPIDAKLAMTETEKEIYQSADEVGKIKLLKQVSRRVENDILSTLEKRGVQMEIRFNPKLKEQGLLDLK; encoded by the coding sequence ATGAATGAGCCTGATACTTTTGCTAATCTCCAACAATTAGAATATATTCCCTACCTAGATGCCACCGGTAATATCTGTGCTGATTTACAGGGAAAAATCGGGGTTTATGCCATTTTTGAGCGAGAGCAAGTCCTAGAGTTTGTCGGCTATTCTCGTGATATTTATCTCAGTTTAAAACAACATCTTGCCCGACAGCCCCAAGCTTGTTATTGGCTAAAAATACAGGTGATTGATCGTCCTAATCGGACTATTTTAGAAGCGATTAAACAAGCTTGGCTAAGAGAAAGTCAGGCAGTAATCGGCAATGAAAAACTCTGGACAGAACCAATTGATGCTAAATTAGCCATGACTGAGACAGAAAAAGAAATTTATCAAAGTGCTGACGAAGTGGGAAAAATCAAGTTATTAAAACAGGTATCCAGACGAGTAGAAAACGATATTTTATCAACCCTAGAAAAACGGGGAGTACAGATGGAAATTCGTTTTAATCCCAAGTTAAAAGAACAGGGTTTGCTCGATTTGAAGTAA
- a CDS encoding DUF488 domain-containing protein → MLAIFTIGHSNHTPEKFLELLSIHNINALADVRSAPYSRYLPHFNKQALQSYLPTAEIRYVFLGAELGARPADSSCYVEGKALYEKIAVLDSFQQGLKRIIKGVQNHRIALMCAEKDPITCHRAILVCQHLISFNLEIAHIHSNGELEYHENLEERLLQIHDLQDKQENGQLSLFPTVSQPQLARSERIRQAYQLQGDRIAYVEKDHD, encoded by the coding sequence ATGCTGGCTATATTTACGATCGGGCATTCTAACCACACCCCGGAAAAGTTCCTCGAACTGCTCTCCATTCATAACATCAACGCTTTAGCAGATGTGCGTTCCGCTCCTTACAGCCGCTATCTTCCCCACTTCAACAAACAAGCGCTCCAGTCCTACCTACCCACAGCAGAGATTCGCTATGTTTTTTTAGGGGCGGAGCTAGGGGCGCGGCCTGCAGATAGTAGCTGTTATGTGGAAGGCAAAGCCCTTTACGAAAAAATTGCTGTCCTTGACTCATTCCAACAGGGACTGAAGCGCATCATCAAAGGAGTGCAAAATCATCGCATTGCCCTGATGTGTGCCGAGAAAGACCCGATCACTTGCCATAGAGCTATTCTAGTGTGCCAGCACCTTATCTCTTTTAACCTTGAAATTGCCCACATTCACAGCAATGGCGAATTGGAGTACCACGAAAATCTGGAAGAACGACTCTTGCAAATTCATGACTTGCAAGACAAACAGGAGAATGGACAACTATCTCTTTTCCCTACAGTCAGTCAACCTCAGTTGGCGCGAAGCGAGAGAATTCGTCAAGCTTATCAGCTGCAGGGCGATCGCATAGCCTATGTGGAGAAAGATCATGATTAA